From Streptomyces sp. NBC_00683, one genomic window encodes:
- a CDS encoding HalD/BesD family halogenase has translation MSTLQAITLDQVVDTDRYPLSDPGSVEGQAVIDRARRELATVGCTVLPDFIRPSLHDVLRQECAAIAPQAYFDVETVNVYNIAVDADLPEDHPGRRTFQRGNAFVARDRIPEGALISRLYTHEVFQRFVADCFGLPRLHELADPLSGLVLNVVRPGMEHPWHFDTNEYTVSMLTQQARSGGDFEYCPNIRTAEDEHFDAVRDVLDGRTEGDRLPLRPGDLQLFKGRYSLHRVSPVRGDVARHSAIFAYSERPGVIGSVARTRQLFGRVLPAHLAAEGRAVRGDKLLD, from the coding sequence TTGAGCACTCTGCAAGCCATCACGCTCGACCAGGTGGTCGACACGGACCGCTACCCCCTGTCGGACCCCGGAAGCGTCGAGGGGCAGGCGGTGATCGACAGGGCCCGGCGCGAACTGGCCACGGTCGGCTGCACCGTACTGCCGGACTTCATCCGCCCGTCGCTCCACGACGTCCTTCGCCAGGAGTGCGCAGCCATCGCACCCCAGGCGTACTTCGACGTCGAGACCGTCAACGTCTACAACATCGCCGTGGACGCGGACCTCCCCGAGGACCACCCGGGCCGGCGTACCTTCCAGCGGGGCAACGCGTTCGTCGCGCGCGACCGCATCCCCGAGGGCGCCCTCATCAGCCGGCTCTACACGCATGAGGTGTTCCAGCGCTTCGTCGCCGACTGCTTCGGACTGCCGCGGCTGCACGAGCTCGCCGACCCGCTCTCCGGCCTCGTCCTCAACGTCGTGCGGCCGGGTATGGAGCACCCGTGGCACTTCGACACCAACGAGTACACGGTGAGCATGCTGACCCAGCAGGCCCGGTCCGGCGGTGACTTCGAGTACTGCCCGAACATCAGGACCGCCGAGGACGAGCACTTCGACGCCGTCCGCGACGTACTGGACGGCCGCACCGAGGGCGACCGGCTGCCCCTGCGCCCCGGCGACCTGCAGCTCTTCAAGGGCCGCTACTCACTGCACCGCGTCAGCCCCGTGCGGGGCGACGTGGCACGCCACTCCGCGATCTTCGCCTACAGCGAGCGCCCCGGCGTCATCGGGAGCGTGGCACGCACCCGGCAGCTCTTCGGCCGCGTCCTGCCCGCGCACCTGGCCGCCGAAGGCCGGGCCGTACGGGGCGACAAGCTGCTGGACTAG
- a CDS encoding arsenate reductase family protein, translated as MEIWINPACSKCRSAVDLLDAEGADYTVRRYLEDVPSPDEIRAVLDRLGLEPWDITRTQEAVAKELGLKEWPMEAGSRERWISALAEHPKLIQRPIITADDGTAVVARSEDAVRDALGR; from the coding sequence ATGGAGATCTGGATCAACCCCGCCTGTTCCAAGTGCCGCAGCGCAGTCGATCTGCTCGACGCCGAGGGCGCCGACTACACCGTCCGCCGCTACCTGGAGGACGTGCCCTCCCCGGACGAGATCCGGGCGGTCCTCGACCGGCTCGGGCTGGAGCCGTGGGACATCACCCGGACCCAGGAGGCCGTCGCGAAGGAGCTCGGGCTCAAGGAGTGGCCGATGGAAGCCGGTTCGCGCGAGCGGTGGATCTCGGCGCTGGCGGAGCACCCGAAGCTGATCCAGCGGCCGATCATCACCGCCGACGACGGGACCGCTGTGGTGGCGCGGTCGGAGGACGCCGTACGGGACGCGCTCGGGCGGTGA
- a CDS encoding carboxymuconolactone decarboxylase family protein, producing the protein MTTTEIKPATTASPTASTVRLNFAKVAPKVFRAVIGLDAAAREGLDPTLVELVQIRSSHLNHCAYCLHMHTCDARKAGESEERLHMVAVWQEAEHFFTAKEQAALALTDAVTRVADAGVPDAVYERAATHFEEQELAQLLALILTINTWNRIALATAKRAGTDER; encoded by the coding sequence ATGACGACGACAGAGATCAAGCCCGCCACCACCGCATCCCCGACCGCCTCCACCGTCCGGCTCAACTTCGCCAAGGTGGCCCCCAAGGTCTTCCGCGCCGTGATCGGCCTCGACGCGGCGGCCCGCGAGGGCCTGGACCCGACCCTGGTGGAGCTGGTCCAGATCCGCTCCTCGCACCTCAACCACTGCGCGTACTGCCTCCACATGCACACCTGCGACGCCCGCAAGGCGGGCGAGAGCGAGGAGCGGCTGCACATGGTCGCCGTGTGGCAGGAGGCGGAGCACTTCTTCACGGCGAAGGAGCAGGCGGCCCTCGCCCTCACGGACGCGGTCACCCGCGTCGCGGACGCCGGAGTGCCCGACGCGGTGTACGAGCGCGCCGCCACGCACTTCGAGGAGCAGGAACTGGCCCAGCTCCTGGCCCTGATCCTCACGATCAACACCTGGAACCGCATCGCCCTCGCCACGGCCAAGCGCGCGGGCACGGACGAACGCTGA
- a CDS encoding Gfo/Idh/MocA family protein yields the protein MTTPSASTPPRPAPGTPMRIGLVGAGPWARMTHAPALAGHPGVELSGVWGRRPEAADALAAAHGTEAYTGDEGIDALLAVSDAVAFAVPPDIQAPLAARAAAAGCHLLMDKPVATTVAGAREVAEAAERAQVASVVFCTLRFAAGTARWIAEQAAAGGWFTARAQWIGALYAPGTNNEFAASAWRREKGALWDVGPHALSVLIPVLGDVTEVVAARGPADTTHLLLRHTSGASSTVTLALDAPVGAVGTDVEFRGEHGTAALPPGFDDALGGFRAAVAALVEAARTGVAHPCDVRFGLRLTELLAQAEAGLGPVPARS from the coding sequence ATGACCACACCATCTGCGTCCACACCGCCCCGCCCCGCCCCGGGCACCCCGATGCGGATAGGCCTCGTCGGCGCGGGCCCATGGGCCCGCATGACCCATGCCCCCGCCCTCGCCGGACACCCCGGAGTCGAGCTGAGCGGCGTCTGGGGCCGCCGTCCCGAAGCGGCGGACGCGCTCGCCGCCGCCCACGGCACCGAGGCGTACACCGGCGACGAGGGCATCGACGCGCTCCTGGCCGTGAGCGACGCGGTCGCCTTCGCCGTGCCGCCGGACATCCAGGCACCCCTGGCCGCACGCGCCGCGGCCGCCGGCTGCCACCTGCTGATGGACAAGCCGGTCGCCACGACGGTGGCGGGCGCGCGCGAGGTCGCCGAGGCCGCGGAGCGGGCCCAGGTCGCCTCGGTGGTCTTCTGCACACTCCGGTTCGCCGCCGGGACGGCCCGGTGGATCGCCGAACAGGCCGCGGCGGGCGGCTGGTTCACGGCCCGGGCCCAGTGGATCGGTGCGCTCTACGCCCCGGGGACGAACAACGAGTTCGCCGCCTCCGCCTGGCGCCGGGAGAAGGGCGCCCTGTGGGACGTCGGCCCGCACGCACTCTCCGTCCTGATCCCGGTGCTGGGAGACGTGACGGAGGTCGTGGCGGCACGCGGACCGGCCGACACCACGCACCTGCTGCTCCGGCACACCTCCGGTGCGTCCAGCACGGTGACGCTCGCGCTGGACGCACCGGTGGGCGCGGTGGGGACGGACGTCGAGTTCAGGGGCGAGCACGGAACGGCCGCCCTGCCTCCGGGGTTCGACGACGCGCTCGGTGGGTTCCGGGCGGCCGTGGCCGCGCTGGTGGAGGCGGCGCGTACGGGAGTGGCGCACCCCTGCGACGTACGGTTCGGGCTGCGGCTCACGGAGCTGCTCGCACAGGCCGAAGCGGGACTGGGGCCGGTGCCCGCGCGCTCCTGA
- the pdxR gene encoding MocR-like pyridoxine biosynthesis transcription factor PdxR produces the protein MADSWVNSAEILGSDLPLELSGTGNRRAVLMRALREAITSGRLAPGTRLPPYRSLAVDLGLARNTVADAYAELVAEGWLAARQGSGTRVAERAVPLSRTYRQRTRERTARPVHDLVQGKPDPSVFPRTAWLASARRALDRAPHDAFGPGDPHGRAELREALTAYLARVRGVRTSPERIVLCSGAAHGLRLLADVVGGPWAVEAYGLPFHRELLAGHGVRTRPVAVDEHGARIGELGRGERAVLLTPAHQFPTGGPLHPERRAAAVDWARATGGLVVEDDYDGEFRYDRQPVGAVQGLDPEHVVLLGSVSKSLSPTLRIGWMVLPERLVDGVLAAKGEREQWSSATEQLTLADFVGSGSYDRQVRRMRQRHRRRRDQLVAALERRAPHVRVSGIAAGLHAVLDLPRGTERSVVRAAAWQGLAVDGLSSYLHPAAVGAGARRDGLVVGYATPPEHGYEEALAALCRALPPE, from the coding sequence GTGGCGGATTCATGGGTCAATTCTGCGGAGATCCTGGGCAGTGATCTGCCGCTCGAACTGTCGGGCACCGGCAACCGGCGGGCCGTTCTGATGCGGGCGCTGCGCGAGGCGATCACGAGCGGCCGGCTCGCCCCGGGAACCCGGCTGCCGCCGTACCGTTCGCTCGCCGTGGATCTCGGGCTGGCCCGCAACACCGTGGCCGACGCCTACGCCGAACTCGTCGCCGAGGGCTGGCTGGCCGCCCGTCAGGGCTCGGGGACCAGGGTCGCCGAGAGGGCCGTGCCCCTCAGCCGGACCTACCGGCAGCGCACCCGCGAGCGGACCGCCCGGCCGGTCCACGACCTCGTCCAGGGGAAGCCGGACCCCTCGGTCTTCCCGCGGACCGCCTGGCTGGCCTCGGCCCGTCGGGCACTGGACCGTGCCCCGCACGACGCCTTCGGGCCCGGTGATCCGCACGGGCGGGCCGAGCTGCGCGAGGCCCTGACCGCCTATCTGGCCCGGGTACGAGGCGTGCGGACCTCACCCGAGCGGATCGTGCTCTGTTCGGGCGCCGCCCACGGGCTGCGGCTGCTGGCGGACGTGGTGGGCGGGCCGTGGGCGGTCGAGGCCTACGGGCTGCCGTTCCATCGTGAGCTGCTGGCCGGTCACGGGGTGCGGACCCGGCCGGTCGCCGTCGACGAACACGGTGCGCGGATCGGGGAGCTGGGGCGGGGGGAGCGGGCGGTGCTGCTCACCCCGGCGCACCAGTTCCCGACCGGCGGCCCGCTGCATCCGGAGCGCCGTGCCGCCGCGGTCGACTGGGCGCGGGCGACCGGCGGTCTGGTCGTGGAGGACGACTACGACGGGGAGTTCCGCTACGACCGGCAGCCGGTGGGCGCGGTGCAGGGACTCGATCCCGAGCATGTGGTGCTGCTCGGGTCCGTGAGCAAGAGCCTCTCCCCCACGCTGCGGATCGGCTGGATGGTGCTGCCCGAACGGCTGGTGGACGGCGTCCTCGCGGCGAAGGGTGAGCGGGAGCAGTGGTCGAGCGCCACGGAGCAGCTGACCCTCGCGGATTTCGTCGGGTCGGGATCGTACGACCGTCAGGTGCGCCGGATGCGCCAGCGCCACCGGCGGCGCCGTGATCAGCTGGTGGCGGCTCTGGAGCGGCGCGCCCCGCATGTCCGGGTGTCCGGGATCGCCGCGGGACTGCACGCGGTCCTGGATCTGCCGCGCGGCACGGAGCGTTCGGTGGTGCGGGCCGCGGCCTGGCAGGGGCTGGCGGTGGACGGGCTCTCCTCCTATCTGCACCCGGCCGCCGTCGGCGCCGGAGCACGGCGGGACGGGCTGGTCGTGGGCTATGCGACCCCGCCCGAGCACGGGTACGAGGAGGCGCTCGCCGCGCTGTGCCGGGCACTGCCTCCGGAGTGA